One region of Bradyrhizobium betae genomic DNA includes:
- a CDS encoding phosphatase PAP2 family protein: protein MAWLSGESGESGESGESGESGESGESGEGRRAPAPSRARALITSREGVVGYWNPPTHIPAQYAAGPEALDRWSRDVRQRIFVGELLSGLVYDEGEASISLQYRGRSDETFTPIVHMIRPDAADFAKQAAWVFNYAALRVERSSEILAELHDITSFLGSVGYLNPSRSPRTAELLALVLQVTTTIEMRIKHSLTCRRPIEYSPQIQPMIQTPGHGSLPSGHATESFATAFVINALIRKAKTGKDDVDTGDPLFVQFMRHAERIAINRTVAGLHFPVDSVAGMVLGWVLAEFFIARCTGSAQVTMRKFDGRGFDDDFRYEDVLTMSYRRSAEANNAVEPGGSDLIIQAANRACAVPCSPMLQHLWTQALAECRLIVG, encoded by the coding sequence ATGGCATGGCTGAGCGGTGAGAGTGGAGAAAGTGGCGAGAGCGGCGAAAGTGGCGAAAGTGGTGAGAGCGGCGAAAGCGGCGAGGGCCGTCGGGCGCCGGCTCCATCGCGCGCACGCGCGTTAATCACGAGCCGGGAAGGCGTCGTCGGTTACTGGAACCCGCCGACGCACATCCCCGCGCAGTATGCAGCCGGGCCAGAGGCGCTTGATCGCTGGTCCCGCGATGTGCGCCAGCGCATCTTTGTGGGAGAATTGCTGTCGGGCCTCGTCTATGACGAAGGCGAGGCGTCGATCTCGCTCCAGTACCGCGGCCGCAGCGACGAGACGTTCACGCCGATCGTGCACATGATCCGTCCCGACGCCGCGGACTTCGCCAAGCAGGCAGCCTGGGTGTTCAACTACGCTGCGTTGCGGGTGGAGCGGAGCAGCGAGATCTTGGCCGAGCTGCACGACATCACCAGCTTCCTGGGTTCGGTCGGTTACTTGAATCCCAGTCGCAGCCCTCGCACCGCGGAGCTGCTGGCGCTGGTCCTGCAGGTGACGACGACCATTGAAATGCGGATCAAGCATTCGCTGACCTGCCGGCGCCCCATCGAATATTCACCGCAGATCCAGCCGATGATTCAAACTCCGGGCCACGGCTCCCTTCCGAGCGGCCATGCTACGGAATCCTTTGCCACGGCCTTCGTCATCAATGCGCTCATTCGCAAGGCGAAGACGGGCAAGGACGACGTTGATACGGGCGATCCGCTGTTCGTGCAGTTCATGCGTCACGCCGAGCGCATCGCCATTAACCGCACGGTCGCCGGCCTGCACTTCCCGGTCGATAGCGTGGCCGGCATGGTGCTGGGCTGGGTTCTGGCAGAGTTCTTTATCGCGCGCTGCACTGGGAGCGCCCAGGTCACGATGCGCAAATTCGACGGACGGGGATTCGACGACGATTTCCGCTACGAGGATGTGCTGACCATGTCCTACCGGCGGTCGGCCGAAGCCAACAACGCGGTCGAGCCGGGCGGGAGCGATCTTATCATCCAAGCCGCAAACAGAGCGTGCGCTGTTCCATGCTCGCCCATGCTGCAGCATCTCTGGACACAGGCGCTCGCCGAGTGCCGCCTGATCGTAGGCTGA
- a CDS encoding acyl carrier protein, whose amino-acid sequence MTTTRDRVEQYVLDYFHRQWPSATDGTSLADDLGLDAYDIYDIGRHLRGWRGASYTPSEFAACAKVKDIVTLIFQKVHVAEG is encoded by the coding sequence ATGACAACGACACGCGACAGAGTGGAGCAATACGTCCTCGACTATTTCCATCGCCAATGGCCATCGGCGACCGACGGCACCTCGCTTGCGGACGATCTCGGCCTCGACGCCTACGACATTTACGACATCGGTCGGCATTTGCGAGGTTGGCGTGGCGCCAGCTACACGCCGAGCGAATTCGCGGCCTGCGCGAAAGTGAAGGACATCGTGACGCTGATCTTCCAGAAGGTCCACGTCGCCGAAGGTTGA
- a CDS encoding DUF2249 domain-containing protein — protein MTAYLDVDARPILRSGGEPFSVIMAALERLEKGQGLRLYAPFKPVPLFAVMADRGFAHSERALDGDEWEVLFTPVEAKAETGSPGGEHAPFAPWPQPIMELDNRDLDPPEPMVRILAAAEKLGPGETLSSLLSREPVFLFPQLEKRGFRWLGGFRPDGATYELTVRAPS, from the coding sequence ATGACCGCTTACCTGGATGTCGATGCCCGTCCGATCCTGCGCAGCGGAGGCGAGCCCTTCTCGGTCATCATGGCCGCGCTGGAGCGTCTGGAAAAGGGGCAAGGGCTCCGCCTCTACGCACCGTTCAAGCCGGTCCCTCTGTTCGCGGTCATGGCTGACAGGGGATTCGCCCACTCTGAGAGAGCCCTCGATGGCGACGAATGGGAGGTGCTGTTCACACCTGTCGAAGCAAAGGCGGAAACTGGATCGCCCGGCGGAGAGCACGCGCCCTTTGCCCCATGGCCCCAGCCGATCATGGAACTCGACAACCGAGACCTCGACCCGCCAGAGCCCATGGTCCGAATCCTCGCTGCAGCGGAAAAGCTCGGGCCCGGCGAGACGCTGTCGTCGCTTCTGAGTCGGGAGCCGGTGTTCCTGTTCCCGCAGCTCGAAAAGCGCGGCTTTCGCTGGCTCGGCGGATTTCGCCCTGACGGTGCCACCTACGAATTGACGGTGAGGGCGCCCTCATGA
- a CDS encoding metal-sulfur cluster assembly factor translates to MTDPLVEPVRDALRVVIDPELGENIVDLGFVYDIAVADGAVRITMTATTPGCPATSFLKEGAQTAASTVPGVVSVDVRMTFEPAWTPDLIVPAVRTSLGFAAVN, encoded by the coding sequence ATGACGGACCCGCTCGTCGAACCTGTCCGCGACGCTTTGCGGGTCGTGATCGATCCTGAACTGGGCGAGAACATCGTCGATCTCGGTTTCGTCTACGACATTGCCGTGGCCGATGGCGCCGTCCGCATCACGATGACGGCGACGACGCCGGGATGTCCCGCGACCTCGTTCCTGAAGGAAGGGGCGCAGACGGCAGCATCCACCGTTCCAGGGGTCGTTTCCGTCGACGTGAGGATGACATTCGAGCCGGCTTGGACCCCCGACCTCATCGTGCCGGCCGTCCGAACCTCGCTCGGTTTCGCCGCAGTGAACTGA